GATCAGCACCTTCAACGACGGCGGCGATGTTGAAGCGCGGATATGGAACAGCGGCCCCCCAATTCCCGATGCGATGATCGACAAGGTGTTCACCCCGTTTTTCACCACCAAAGAAGTGGGGAAAGGAACCGGGCTGGGGCTATCCGTCTCGCACGGAATCATCAAGACCCATAAGGGGACGATCACCGCGCGGAACGTGGATGGCGGCGTGCTTTTCACCGTCAGGTTCCCGGCGGCGGAGACAAAAGAAGGGTAATGCCGCGCGGGTCAACCCGCTTTATTCATGATAAAGCGGATCAGTCGCGCAGATCGTCGTCGGTCTGGATGTAGCGGAGCAGTTTGCCGCGCAGGCGCATCACGGCGCGGGTGTGGAGCTGCGAAACGCGCGATTCGGTGATGCCGAGCACTTCGCCGATTTCTTTCATGGTCAACTCTTCATAGTAATAAAGGGATACCAGCAGCCGCTCTTTTTCCGGGAGCTGGTCGATGGCGCGGCCGATGATTTCGCGCACTTCGCTCACGCGGGCCATCATCTGCGGGTCGGTGTCGGGCGATCCGGCCAGCACTTCCATGATGTCGCGTTTTTCGCCGTCTTTTCCCAAGCCGCCGAGGTCTTCAATGCTCAGCAGCGGGGCGCTTTTGGCGTTGCCCAACTGTTTATAGAACTCTTCCAGCGGCAGGCCGAGTTCGGCCGCGATTTCTTCGTCGGATGCGGCGCGGCCCATCCGCTGTTCCACCGCGGCATAGGCCTGCGATATTTCGGTGGCGCGTTGGCGCACCGAGCGCGGCACCCAGTCCAGCGACCGCAGCTCGTCCAGTATGGCGCCGCGGACGCGGATCTCGGCGTACGTCTTGAACTGCGTGTCTTTTGATGGGTCGAATTTGCCGATGGCGTCGATAAGCCCCATCACCCCGGCGCTGGTGAGGTCGTCCAGCTCGATGTGGGGGGGGAGGCGCACGGCGATC
This region of Nitrospinota bacterium genomic DNA includes:
- a CDS encoding FliA/WhiG family RNA polymerase sigma factor; translation: MKKTYSEPSVGIKIGTPEADKLIVEYAPLIKFIAQRIAVRLPPHIELDDLTSAGVMGLIDAIGKFDPSKDTQFKTYAEIRVRGAILDELRSLDWVPRSVRQRATEISQAYAAVEQRMGRAASDEEIAAELGLPLEEFYKQLGNAKSAPLLSIEDLGGLGKDGEKRDIMEVLAGSPDTDPQMMARVSEVREIIGRAIDQLPEKERLLVSLYYYEELTMKEIGEVLGITESRVSQLHTRAVMRLRGKLLRYIQTDDDLRD